The genomic segment GGGCGTCCCTCAGTAGGCTACAGGGGGTGCAATGCTGTGTTTACAGTACAGCAGGAGCAGAGCCTGGTAGCCTATGTCAAGAAGGCTGCGGCGATGTATTATGGTTTACCGCCAAAAGAGGTAGGACAGTATTCAAGAAGACTAAAAGGGGGAGACTAGGCCAAGTAAAATGACAAAAAGCATATGCCTAACtagttttgtaaaaaaaaaaaaaaaaaaagtctgctaagtgtaatgtaatgtattaGCCTAACGTGCTTTTTGCATTTCtaaatgtttaaatgtttttttgtttgtttgtttgtttgtttgtttaaggTCCGCAAACTTGCCTTTGAGGTTGCCAAGACGTACAACATAAAGATCCCGGATAAGTGGAATGAGGAGTCCATGGCCAGTGCCAGCTGGTTCACAAATTTCATGAAGAGGCATCACGAGTTGTCGATCAGAAGGCCCCAGGCAACCAGCCTTTACAGGCAGAGTAGCTTTAATGAAACGAATGTGAACAAGTTCTTCACCAAGCTCACATCAGTGTACAGCAAGTACCAGTTTCAGCCACAGGATGTCTGGAATATGGACGAAACCGGACTCATGACAGTCCAGAAGCCAGGCCACCTTGTGGCAACGAGAGGGGAACGCCGGGTGGGGAGCATCACCTCGGCAGAGAGGGGAACCCTCGTGACGATGGCACTGGCCTGCAATGCCATGGGGAACATTATCCCACCCCACTTCATTTTCCCCCGGAAAAGGTTTTTGCCCCATTTTGTGCTGGGTGGTCCTGAGGGGTGCCTTGGCACAGCCAATGGGAGTGGGTGGATGCAGGAGGAGGATTTCTTGACTTAACTCAGGCACTTTGTGCATCATACAAGGGCGTCGGCGGAGAAAAAAGTCCTTCTCCTGCTGGACAATCATTCCTCCCACATTTCAACGGCCGCAATCAACTACTGCAGAGAGAATGGGGTGGTCATGCTGTCCTTTCCACCCCATTGCACACACCACCTGCAACCCCTTGATAAGGCAGTGTATGGGCCATTGAAGAGGCTGCTTGCAAGTGAGATGGACCAGTGGCACCGTCACCACCCCGGCAAAACTGTGACAATCTACGACATGCCATCGCTGCTGAACACCATCCTGCTGGAGGCAGCATCCCCAAGAAACATCTTGAAGGGGTTCAGCAGCACGGGGATTTGGCCGCTGAACAAAGACATTTTCCCAGCTGATGTCTTCCTTCCAGCCTCGGTGACAGACAGACCCCCTCCAGTCATCCCTGGGCCATCCCATGacgacccctctctctctctccctgggccATCCAACACTGACCCCTCTGTGATGTGCAGcgcggatctctctctctctctccctgggccTTCCAACGccgacccctctctctccctcgccggcCCATCCAACGccgacccctctctctccctcgccggcCCATCCAACGccgacccctctctctccctcgccggcCCATCCAACGccgacccctctctctccctcgccggcCCATCCAACGCCGACCCCCCTGTGATGCGCCGCGCcgacccctctctttctctcgccggCCCATCCAAcgcggatctctctctctccctccctgggcCTGCTGCCGATGTGTCATCACAGCTTCTTGACGGCTCCCTCACCCTTGTGTTCCCAGAATTCCCAGACTTGGAGTTGGTGACCATTCTTTTGGGGGAACCTGAAGAAGTTGTCGTCACTACTGAGGTAAGGAAAACTCATACCacatttaataattgatttcaCATTATGATTTTGAAAATGCAATGCTCAGTTTTGATGTGtttgcaataaaaaaattttGTGCTTTTGTCCATCTTCACTAGGAAAATGAATTTTCACCCGAGAATGTCAGGCCCTTTCCACGTGCTGGCCCAAGGAAagcgagcagcagcaggaggaagaggaacacaGAGATCCTCACAGACACTCCAGTAAAGGAGGctatggaggagaagaaggctGCACCAAAAAAGGTGAAGCGCAACATactgaaggagaaaaaaaatggaGGGAAGGTGGGGAAACAAAAAACATATGAGGATACTCAATGCCTTGTGTGCTCGGAATGGTTTTCTTATTCAAGACCAGGAGAGGATTGGACGGCCTGCTCTGTTTGCTGTATGTGGTCCCACACTGCGTGTACCCCTGGTGGTGCTAGTAGTTCCATGTACACATGCCACCATTGTGAGTAGGGCGAACATGTATGtatctttggaaaaaaaaatacgtaacaaactttacaatttaaatatattttaaatattgaatACCCAGCTTTTAACCTGACATGATGGTTCCTAAATATTTGTTATTATATTTGTTAcaagttatttgttattatattattgttgttattatattTGTTATAAGTTATTTGTTATAAGTTATTTGTTTAACCAGTTTTTTAATATTATATGATGACATTGATgagttgaaaaaaataataaatgtagcCTAGGCTAAGCTTAAAAAGTGGATGTTTGTTGTTTGCTTTACCCTGCTATTAATAGATGGTGTGATGTAAATTACATTGATTATAGACTTATGGGTTGTAGTCTATGGTATTTTAACCTAATACATTAgaaaaacacatgaacacataatTATTTCAATGATTTAAATACAAAGACAAAGACTGGCATGTCACATTTCCATTGTTTTCAATGGAGTCTCAACTGTACCCTACCATTTTTCAGCGAGGGTACAGTTGAGACAAAAGTgcactttttttatttgattgattGTATAAAAATTAGACACCTTCAAGATATAAATCCTTGGTTATATTTTGGCACACACCCTGAAAATATGTTAAGTCTAAAATAATTTCTTTTTTGGTGTCTTTTAATAGTCTAATTTGTGTGAGGAAGCTGGTAAAAGTAAACGTGTATCCAACTGTACTCAGTCTACCCTacctgacatttttattttattgtttattgttattgttcccctgctttggcaatgagttgtaactggtcatttaacaacattttgaggagataatctgctggttggtgaggggtgtcacatgccaccgcacactttttgcacttttttttgccaatttcggatgacgcaaagcaaaatcatctctacagatgtaatgtttgcgattgtcgatgccgttaatttgtgaaacgactgtcactgccctctagaggatttattgcgtaacatccataagaacgctgaaaccagacggaggtatgaaggatAGTTCCGGGGGCAACGTTTGGGGCGACGGACaaatttcgtccggatccggaggtatggatcGGCCTTAAAGTGTaaacccaggatctttgttttggcattaaaacccatcaaataagcctcccagatacctttttcattgaaaatcgagtattatagtttgcctATTGTGTGtaaggatttgtggtgggaatttacggaccacgtcaatcgttttctgcgtcaaccgggtagaataaagtcatcagaacgtttaacaattgcggtcatatttgtgtaaaaacggtacaagaccatacaacaaacaataaaacaaacgttgcaaggagaagtccattaTCAGCTTCCACTGATAGATTACCATTTTATTAACCAAATGGTAAGGTAGTATTGGGGGGCAATGCTGTCTTGGCAATGTGAATTCCTGGCTTTAGCCAATGCAATGGAGttctccttgcaacgtttgttttattgtttgttgtatggtcttgtaccttttttacacaaatatgaccgcaattgttaaacgtactgatgactttattctacccggttgacgcagaaaacgattgacgtggtccgtaaattcccaccacaaatccttatacacaataaatcgaggttaacctacctggacaactcacaagatcatctttcacttcctcgaatgaagttagggcttataaatttgtttcttgacgcaaacacgaaccatctctctcttgacttcaagctgtggatgggtcgtcttctctggtgcttgagctgtccttcactctatgcgtcaatcacgtgtgcagtgcgtcttccgtcaacaacgtgccatgcttgattgtagcgaacaattattttgtaactgtaacttacatatgcaattcctttaatttacgtgtcaacacttgctatatattatttataaatatatattatataaatgataaattccaaaactttcctccttgaactgaactccggcgcattcggcaatcgacttgtgtggacttcctgtaaacacggacctcccggtaatgcttgttaaactgtctttttaaataaactccgggtttgcaaactaagttgtttgtgcttcgttttatgtgtagggaccctagtcatgctactgcagaggtttggtgctatttagtggttcaaaaatgcgaagcgaaacactatgccccaagtcaacaacatggacgccaaacattgcgcccggcaaactacAATGCTcaattttcaatgaaaaaggtatctgggaggcttatttgatgggttttaatgccaaaacaaagatcctgggttcaatttgcgccggaattacactttaagaacgcacatttcagttcctcataacggtgcctgccgttttttaacgccccctgccctgcccccatggtgttgcggcgtcaacctgcgttagtgctgggcgctataccggttcagactgaataacggtgtgtattttcgttaggaaatgcttttgttatataccgccataccggtgtatttgattacacaacgttcggaacgctGCGCTGCGCGAaactgtttcagacgggacccttttcaatgttgcgctaaacacgcatggtatggggctgtttcccaaagtgaaggctgcagccttgctaggacgcgtccttgctagtcgcgtcctatggagatgagactagagtgctagctcgagtgcttcctagcgtttgtaacgtcggactttgggaacgacttggtagtgtggaagcgcttccgcttccgcctTTTAATACTttgtgtccgcttgtaaacacatgtgcgcttatgaataaaacatggcagcaatcaagctgatcgatatttatttgacttttgtctgttatgaatgcggtcatgtctccttcgcatggagcctctttggggaagtcacaaaagctttgttgtggttgatcgaattgtctttattaaaaggaaaatccattcaatttttataaaactaagtgaaattgtctgagaacttaattcatgcatcacatttacagtacggttgattactattatgcagggggaaaaagacaaagaaagagatgataaacgtgtatttggatatattatttaactgatctgggTCCGtgttcacaaaggattttagggctaaaagtaggtcctaactggcgaatttaggagtaactcctaaaaataatgggcgtgtcactcttaaatttaggactcctaacttttttcactaagagcaattcacaaagtattttaggcctaaaagtagcagcttaaaagtcctcaagaggactcctaactcagtaagacctattcacaaagaatcgtaaatgcttgcgagacgaaatgttagggtattaaacttgttgtggagttaatcgtaatgcaataacatccctgactaacaggaataatccgattagtcccgaaataaaatgtttggccatactacgttatttagcaacaggtgcaatgcaactttgcaatgccgacgatttaaaaatatcgcaaccatcagtcagccgtgccataaactttcctttggacattcaacaattacacaggatcaaagccaacttcatggcaattgcaggtatgcccggtgtggtcggtgctattgacgggacgcacataaaaataattgcgccatcaaaagacgaggacgtgttcgtcaataggaagaaagtgcattccatcaacacgcaggttgtttttgatgcaaattttaacatagcctggatgttgttgcaaagtggcctggatcttcagctacccatgattcgcttATTTTAAttgagagcggtctgaggcagctttttgagatgtaccagttgggtgtcatttgctgggagacagtgactatccatgcaagacgtggctctagacaccctacctcaatccacaaccgggagcacagttaaagtataacatgtaagtgattatgcatattacgcttagttctacgtgtaaaacacatcgtattggctctttgacaccttttatttgttgaatcgatatttattattatttactgatttcttccatatatgctagagcacacaaacatacacgaaatgttgtggagagaggaattgggcagatgaaacgtcggttcatgtcctccacggcgaaatacgcctcaccccagagacagggcaagcacagtcattactgtatgtgccattctacacaacctctgcaagcggaggaacattccacagccagacgatgatgatgatgatgatgatggcgatcaacatgacaatgaatttggccggcatttagggatcactttgaaaacacattttaggtaaacaccttggcacaaatcagtcaacacttgtgtagttcataacatttattttctttaaaattgtacgtatttttattgtttgctttctctctctcttgaacgtgcaggctacaacgtcattatcgtggtctgcacaaaattgtcattgttttttctgctaactgcactataactacttaataggaattcatttctagcctaggctatttccttgtttttcggtgattcagtgggctcgtctgaacaaccaatcaccgaactgactgcttctaaactcgtgcacgagaattgacgtaatccatagcaacggcgcgtcactcttagttcactctttgtgatttatccttagtaagagtaggtctcagcggctttgtgaataatttttaagaaaaaactcctacgtaaaatgttttagcgcgagttaggagcactcctagcggtaagataaaatgctttgtgaatacggcccctgattcattcattcatatatgcctacaatctaccagtgctttgaacacataagtatatcatataaaatacaattaaatacgttcattaaaaattacaaacattgcaaatgatcggttgtgcattaattttacaacattggatagtggcactatcccttccaccggtaaacaaatgtttgtgcgccaccctaaggcgcacaaaagcctccgtttgctgggctgaccctaaaaaaaacgattcaacacaaacataaataggtatacataaataatttaatcttgtgagcgagtaaattgacattggtgacagtggtgtttaacaccagctacgtccatgcaaaatatagcaacgtatcattaagttgcaaaaacgtttgaaaagtggcacaggtctttaggcttgattatttgcattaacatgatgaatctataaaaagcaatacggcacaaaatatttctgaaaactaatataacttcacttcgtttgaacgcaGAGCTGCCAACTCTCCCGTTTTTCCCGGGTTTCTCCCGTTTTCTGATCCATCTCCCGCCGCCCTCCCGTTTTGTCATTTCTCCCGGTTAACTCCCGTATTTCACGATGTCcaaacttattttatttataatcaaatcaaaatgtgTGTCGAATGTTCTAAAGTTGCCAGATCATGTATCAAACGCAAGCATGAGAGGCAACGCaagcgtcagccaatcaaatgcaTTTGCAGCAAATACGACAGCACaggctgtagccaatcagatcacgtctATGGTCACTTCTCAAGAGCGcagagctaaaaaaaaaaacatggcggaGCAAACTCTGTAAATGGTCGTATAAAAATGGCAGAAGCGGGTGTACCATCgaagaatattaaatatatgTGTACTTTTAAGTCGGAATGGACCAAAGAGTATGATTCAATATCAAATAGTCACCTGGACAATAGTCACGCTTTTTGTAAAGCGTGTCGGGTTGATTTTAATATAGGGCACGGCGGTAAAAATGACGTCCGTCAACATTTAAAGTCCCTGAAACATGTCCGTGCTGCCGGGGCACAAAAGGGCACTCAGGCGATAACGGGTTTCATcactaaggccccgtttacacgaggacgcttgcgggtgaaaacgacaaaatatttcatcggaagtgcctttcgtttagacggtgacggcgtttttggggcatgaaaacgcataaatctgaaaccaccctccagagtggaaaagttgaaaacgctccgccgtagcgtttccgtctaaactgccaagacgcaaaacactgctcagatctgctcacgtcgcgtacgcgtttacgtcacatacatgtgccagtacaaggaaataaacaaacatgtcagattatttccatgcgtcggaccttcaagctgctctggcagctctaacaagcatacaggagtatttccacgaaatgtacaggatatttagcgatagtattactgaacagagaaggatctttttgttttttgcggcacggataagagaaggaagattctacgcatgcgctcagacatggcggtgttgtgtgatagtctatcacagcaccacctagcagcctggcatgcatacccaatcgaattccacacacttttgcgtcaccgtatgcacgcagatttcctcccgaaaacgctcgtctaaacgcggaataaaaagtgaagacgcaacgccacttctgcgtcttctgttcagaccgtcatcgtgtaaacgtagcctaagGGACAAAACGAGCAGGAACAAGTGCTCCAGGCTGAGCTGAAAATGGCAATGTTGGTTGCCAAAAACAACCTCTCGTTTTCGTTTTGTGACGAATATTCAGCAACTGTGGCATCGATGTTCCCTGACTCCGCAATTGCCAAAAAATATTCGTCTGGGAGAACGAAGACAACACAACTCCTAAAAGGTAAGTTATCATTTTTTTTCCTCACAATTTCCATAAAACGGTGGTGTATTTCTTGTATTTCTTGGTTCAGTGGCGTAACGTAGTCACAACAACGGGCCCTAGTCAGTGGCGTTAGGCAGTTAAGTAAGTGGCTCCTAAAACATTTTACAGTCCCGTGCCCCCTTCTTTCCATGTTTGTGACGGCCGGCTCGCCCTCGTTGTCAGGGTGGATCACTAACAGCCGCTGCCACGCCCCCTCGTCCCGCGCACATATTCCACCTTCAGTCTATTTAGATTGACGTAGAAAAGTCTAATGTCCCCAGCAATACCCACGGGCCAGGTGCAGCGATAGACCCAAAGCAGCAGcataattaaaacaaaacagtAGTATTTAAA from the Gadus macrocephalus chromosome 7, ASM3116895v1 genome contains:
- the LOC132461284 gene encoding uncharacterized protein LOC132461284 isoform X2; this translates as MLSFPPHCTHHLQPLDKAVYGPLKRLLASEMDQWHRHHPGKTVTIYDMPSLLNTILLEAASPRNILKGFSSTGIWPLNKDIFPADVFLPASVTDRPPPVIPGPSHDDPSLSLPGPSNTDPSVMCSADLSLSLPGPSNADPSLSLAGPSNADPSLSLAGPSNADPSLSLAGPSNADPSLSLAGPSNADPPVMRRADPSLSLAGPSNADLSLSLPGPAADVSSQLLDGSLTLVFPEFPDLELVTILLGEPEEVVVTTEENEFSPENVRPFPRAGPRKASSSRRKRNTEILTDTPVKEAMEEKKAAPKKTRRGLDGLLCLLYVVPHCVYPWWC
- the LOC132461284 gene encoding uncharacterized protein LOC132461284 isoform X1; this translates as MLSFPPHCTHHLQPLDKAVYGPLKRLLASEMDQWHRHHPGKTVTIYDMPSLLNTILLEAASPRNILKGFSSTGIWPLNKDIFPADVFLPASVTDRPPPVIPGPSHDDPSLSLPGPSNTDPSVMCSADLSLSLPGPSNADPSLSLAGPSNADPSLSLAGPSNADPSLSLAGPSNADPSLSLAGPSNADPPVMRRADPSLSLAGPSNADLSLSLPGPAADVSSQLLDGSLTLVFPEFPDLELVTILLGEPEEVVVTTEENEFSPENVRPFPRAGPRKASSSRRKRNTEILTDTPVKEAMEEKKAAPKKVKRNILKEKKNGGKVGKQKTYEDTQCLVCSEWFSYSRPGEDWTACSVCCMWSHTACTPGGASSSMYTCHHCE